The Setaria italica strain Yugu1 chromosome IX, Setaria_italica_v2.0, whole genome shotgun sequence genome has a window encoding:
- the LOC101760672 gene encoding inositol 3-kinase isoform X2 — protein MPLAAEPDDAREEMENHQQLPTTAKGAPALEGLVVGSYCHDVLIRGGRVVGETLGGAAAFVSNVLDAASPREEEEQGEAPFVVVSKVGHDFAYASAPGPARRPPLLCASPTTSFHAQFSDAASSAHAPDRELRRVRACDPIYPADLPDRRFAYGLAVGVAGEVLPETLERMIRLCRAVLVDAQALIRAFDGDGAVGHVALEDTPYARLLPRVAFLKASSEEAPYVGLETARRRCCVIVTDGRDGCRLYWDGGEARVVPFPAVQVDPTGAGDSFLAGFAAGLLWGLSATDAALLGNFFGAAAVSQAVKEILEEKTTKRSSPCINGTTFTLERSNVHDELHAALQEAARLMSEQQQADPANGNGGDICST, from the exons atGCCGCTCGCGGCGGAACCCGACGACGCGCGTGAGGAAATGGAGAATCATCAGCAGCTGCCGACGACGGCGAAGGGAGCGCCCGCGCTCGAGGGACTGGTGGTGGGGAGCTACTGCCACGACGTGCTGATCCGGGGCGGGCGCGTGGTGGGGGAGACTCTCGGCGGGGCCGCTGCCTTCGTGTCCAACGTGCTCGACGCCGCGTCgccccgggaggaggaggagcagggggaGGCCCCGTTCGTCGTGGTCTCCAAGGTGGGGCACGACTTCGCCTACGCCTCCGCGCCGGGGCCCGCTCGGCGCCCGCCGCTGCTCTGCGCGTCGCCGACCACATCCTTCCACGCGCAGttctccgacgccgcctccTCGGCGCACGCCCCCGACCGGGAGCTCCGGCGCGTGCGCGCCTGCGACCCGATCTACCCGGCCGACCTCCCCGATCGCCGCTTTGCCTacggcctcgccgtcggcgtcgccggggaggtgctgccggagaCGCTCGAGCGGATGATCCGGCTCTGCCGCGCGGTGCTTGTGGACGCGCAGGCGCTAATCCGGGcgttcgacggcgacggcgccgtcggCCACGTGGCGCTTGAAGATACGCCGTACGCGCGGCTCCTCCCGCGGGTGGCGTTCCTCAAGGCGTCGTCGGAGGAGGCGCCGTACGTGGGGTTGgagacggcgaggcggcggtgctgcGTGATCGTCACGGATGGGAGGGACGGGTGCCGGCTGTACTGGGACGGAGGGGAAGCGCGCGTCGTGCCGTTCCCCGCCGTTCAGGTGGACCCCACTGGCGCCGGAGACAGCTTTCTGGCTGGTTTTGCGGCGGGGTTGTTGTGGGGCCTCTCTGCAACGGACGCCGCGCTGCTGGGGAACTTCTTTGGCGCCGCCGCTGTCTCGCAG GCTGTCAAGGAAATACTTGAAGAGAAGACAACAAAACGATCTAGTCCATGTATAAACGGCACTACTTTTACCTTGGAGAGGTCAAATGTGCACGATGAGTTACACGCAGCTCTCCAAGAAGCAGCGAGGCTGATGTCTGAACAGCAGCAAGCTGATCCAGCAAACGGCAATGGTGGTGATATTTGCTCGACGTAG
- the LOC101760672 gene encoding inositol 3-kinase isoform X1, with the protein MPLAAEPDDAREEMENHQQLPTTAKGAPALEGLVVGSYCHDVLIRGGRVVGETLGGAAAFVSNVLDAASPREEEEQGEAPFVVVSKVGHDFAYASAPGPARRPPLLCASPTTSFHAQFSDAASSAHAPDRELRRVRACDPIYPADLPDRRFAYGLAVGVAGEVLPETLERMIRLCRAVLVDAQALIRAFDGDGAVGHVALEDTPYARLLPRVAFLKASSEEAPYVGLETARRRCCVIVTDGRDGCRLYWDGGEARVVPFPAVQVDPTGAGDSFLAGFAAGLLWGLSATDAALLGNFFGAAAVSQVGVPTFHPKMLQAVKEILEEKTTKRSSPCINGTTFTLERSNVHDELHAALQEAARLMSEQQQADPANGNGGDICST; encoded by the exons atGCCGCTCGCGGCGGAACCCGACGACGCGCGTGAGGAAATGGAGAATCATCAGCAGCTGCCGACGACGGCGAAGGGAGCGCCCGCGCTCGAGGGACTGGTGGTGGGGAGCTACTGCCACGACGTGCTGATCCGGGGCGGGCGCGTGGTGGGGGAGACTCTCGGCGGGGCCGCTGCCTTCGTGTCCAACGTGCTCGACGCCGCGTCgccccgggaggaggaggagcagggggaGGCCCCGTTCGTCGTGGTCTCCAAGGTGGGGCACGACTTCGCCTACGCCTCCGCGCCGGGGCCCGCTCGGCGCCCGCCGCTGCTCTGCGCGTCGCCGACCACATCCTTCCACGCGCAGttctccgacgccgcctccTCGGCGCACGCCCCCGACCGGGAGCTCCGGCGCGTGCGCGCCTGCGACCCGATCTACCCGGCCGACCTCCCCGATCGCCGCTTTGCCTacggcctcgccgtcggcgtcgccggggaggtgctgccggagaCGCTCGAGCGGATGATCCGGCTCTGCCGCGCGGTGCTTGTGGACGCGCAGGCGCTAATCCGGGcgttcgacggcgacggcgccgtcggCCACGTGGCGCTTGAAGATACGCCGTACGCGCGGCTCCTCCCGCGGGTGGCGTTCCTCAAGGCGTCGTCGGAGGAGGCGCCGTACGTGGGGTTGgagacggcgaggcggcggtgctgcGTGATCGTCACGGATGGGAGGGACGGGTGCCGGCTGTACTGGGACGGAGGGGAAGCGCGCGTCGTGCCGTTCCCCGCCGTTCAGGTGGACCCCACTGGCGCCGGAGACAGCTTTCTGGCTGGTTTTGCGGCGGGGTTGTTGTGGGGCCTCTCTGCAACGGACGCCGCGCTGCTGGGGAACTTCTTTGGCGCCGCCGCTGTCTCGCAGGTCGGCGTGCCCACTTTCCATCCCAAGATGTTGCAG GCTGTCAAGGAAATACTTGAAGAGAAGACAACAAAACGATCTAGTCCATGTATAAACGGCACTACTTTTACCTTGGAGAGGTCAAATGTGCACGATGAGTTACACGCAGCTCTCCAAGAAGCAGCGAGGCTGATGTCTGAACAGCAGCAAGCTGATCCAGCAAACGGCAATGGTGGTGATATTTGCTCGACGTAG